ATAGTTACCTCCCATCGAGAAGTTATACATGCTAAACGCCCTTCTAGAAAGTGCGTTTAAAGGTTATCAAATGTGGTTCAGTTCATAGATAACTTATATGAAGGGCGTCTCGAAGTGATTCTTAGAGCATTGCACCTTAAAACAAAGAGAGGTTATTTCTAGTTGAAAATTCTTGCTAGTTTAACTCTTATACTTCTTATCAAGAATATATTCAGTAAAATCTCCTATTTTTTCATATAGATTTTTTTTCTTTGGAAAAATCATAAATATCTTCCGATTAGGAATTTTATTAATCCCTTCCATTGAAATTTGAGTTAGTGCTCCGTTTATAAGGTGATTCTTCGCAATGCTTTTAAGCATAAAACCGATTCCTTCTCCATCCAAAAGTAAACGTAAAGCTAATCCTGAATGATCCACTCTGTATTTAACATTCTCATGCTCTCCTATGTTGTCCCTAAACCATTCAGAAAACTCATTTCCCCAATTATAGTGAATATAAGGGAGTTCTAATAAATCTTGTTGTTTTATCCTTCCCAGTTTCTCAGCTACTCCCGGATTTCCACAAAGTAATATTTCGTCTTCCCCTATTTCCTTAAAATGAATAGTTGGAGAATGTGGCTGTTGATAGACAAAACCGACATCTATTAAGCCGTATAAAATTTTCTCAATCAATTCACTAGAATGTCCTGTAATTAATCGAATCGCAGTATCTGGATTAATTCCCTTAAATTGTTGGATATTATTAAATATTGGAGTATCCCATATAGAGTTTAGCCCCCCAATAACAAGTCGT
This Halobacillus salinarum DNA region includes the following protein-coding sequences:
- a CDS encoding LysR family transcriptional regulator codes for the protein MNTEQLETFITLARTKNFTRTSETMNVVQSTITIRIKQLEEEVGKKLFVRGTRNVEITETGKAFYNYAEQALNLINEGVELARIQPTYRRRLVIGGLNSIWDTPIFNNIQQFKGINPDTAIRLITGHSSELIEKILYGLIDVGFVYQQPHSPTIHFKEIGEDEILLCGNPGVAEKLGRIKQQDLLELPYIHYNWGNEFSEWFRDNIGEHENVKYRVDHSGLALRLLLDGEGIGFMLKSIAKNHLINGALTQISMEGINKIPNRKIFMIFPKKKNLYEKIGDFTEYILDKKYKS